One genomic region from Verrucomicrobiota bacterium encodes:
- a CDS encoding cobalamin biosynthesis protein CbiX: MPDGNYSDAALVLIGHGSTLNAESSAPTHLHADALRRRGLFRQVIEGFWKLEPQICAVLRGVDSPRVFIVPLFISEGYFTEEIIPRELGFGVGPGRSRILRQPGQTLYYCGPVGTHPSMTEVLIERARAILAAHPFPTAPRLSETALFIAGHGTGNNENSRKAIERQVELIQSRGLFAEVHAIFMEEDPRIEACYTLAASRNIVVVPFFISDGLHSHEDIPMMLGESERVVRERCSQGLPTWRNPTERNGKRVWYSLSIGCEPHLPDVILERVAEAAATS; encoded by the coding sequence ATGCCTGATGGCAACTACTCCGATGCCGCGCTGGTGTTGATCGGCCACGGCTCAACCCTCAACGCCGAGTCCAGCGCACCCACCCACCTGCACGCGGACGCGCTGCGCAGGCGAGGGCTCTTTCGCCAGGTGATCGAAGGTTTTTGGAAGCTTGAACCCCAAATCTGCGCGGTCTTGCGCGGGGTCGACAGCCCCCGGGTCTTCATCGTCCCCTTGTTCATTAGCGAAGGTTATTTCACTGAAGAGATCATTCCGCGCGAACTCGGGTTTGGCGTCGGTCCCGGCCGAAGCCGAATCCTGCGCCAACCCGGCCAAACGCTCTACTACTGCGGGCCCGTCGGCACCCATCCCAGCATGACGGAGGTCCTCATCGAACGCGCCCGTGCGATCCTTGCCGCCCATCCGTTTCCAACCGCTCCGAGGCTCTCCGAGACCGCGCTGTTCATCGCGGGCCATGGCACCGGCAACAACGAGAACAGCCGCAAAGCCATCGAACGTCAGGTAGAATTGATCCAAAGCCGGGGCCTTTTTGCCGAAGTTCACGCGATTTTCATGGAGGAGGATCCGCGCATCGAAGCGTGTTACACGCTGGCCGCCTCCCGCAACATCGTCGTCGTGCCGTTCTTCATCAGCGACGGACTCCACTCCCACGAGGACATCCCCATGATGCTCGGGGAATCGGAACGGGTCGTGCGCGAGCGCTGCTCTCAAGGCTTGCCTACCTGGCGGAATCCCACCGAACGGAACGGCAAGCGGGTGTGGTACTCTCTCAGCATCGGATGCGAACCTCACTTGCCAGACGTCATCCTGGAACGCGTCGCTGAAGCCGCGGCGACCTCCTGA
- a CDS encoding CPBP family intramembrane metalloprotease: MHHAKHWKLEPVMNLLLWLFAGMFLGAVLIAGLPKLIGPGMTTPSPDLQFLNHLIGAATFHGWVLWLAWRFVRAQGMTWNQAFGFEHGSARKVALFAAAATALALPVSLALGELSSLVMTRSDLNLETQQAVRTLQQTRGLFERVVFGFSAIVLAPAAEELLFRGILYPVLKALGFPRLAFWGTAVVFAAIHANLPTFLSLTAFALILSSLYERTQNLLAPILAHSLFNAVNFCWILSAAS, encoded by the coding sequence ATGCACCACGCGAAGCACTGGAAACTCGAGCCGGTCATGAATCTCCTGCTCTGGCTCTTTGCCGGCATGTTCCTCGGAGCCGTCCTCATCGCGGGCCTGCCCAAACTCATCGGCCCGGGCATGACCACGCCCTCCCCGGATCTGCAGTTTCTCAATCATTTGATCGGTGCCGCCACTTTTCACGGATGGGTCCTTTGGCTGGCCTGGAGATTCGTCCGCGCCCAGGGCATGACCTGGAACCAAGCCTTCGGCTTCGAGCACGGGTCGGCGCGGAAGGTGGCCTTGTTCGCCGCCGCCGCAACCGCCCTTGCGCTGCCCGTCTCCCTCGCGCTCGGCGAGCTGTCCAGCCTGGTGATGACAAGATCCGATCTGAATCTGGAAACTCAGCAAGCCGTCAGGACACTCCAACAGACACGAGGCCTATTCGAACGCGTGGTGTTTGGCTTCTCCGCCATCGTGCTCGCCCCCGCCGCCGAGGAGTTGCTTTTCCGAGGCATCCTCTATCCGGTCCTGAAAGCCCTGGGCTTTCCACGCCTGGCGTTCTGGGGCACCGCGGTGGTCTTCGCCGCCATCCACGCGAATTTGCCGACCTTCCTGTCCCTCACCGCTTTCGCGCTGATTTTGTCCTCGCTCTACGAGCGTACTCAAAACCTGCTCGCGCCCATTCTTGCCCATAGCCTTTTCAATGCGGTAAACTTCTGCTGGATTCTCTCCGCGGCGTCATGA
- the hisA gene encoding phosphoribosylformimino-5-aminoimidazole carboxamide ribotide isomerase: MFRPCIDLHQGKVKQIVGGTLSDHEAGLKTNFVSTHPPEYFAELYRQDQLQGGHVIMLGPGNEPAALAALRAFPGGLQLGGGIHPGNAKPFLDAGASHIIVTSYVFREGALDQNRLSEMVQTVGKNRLVLDLSCRIRNNHYWVVTDRWQKFTSLSVSAVVLRELSHHCGEFLIHAVDVEGLCRGVDLNLVRLLGEHSPIPSTYAGGASSLEDFQAVESAGQGRVDLTIGSALDLFGGTGVRYTELVEFNRKLMAARRHSTPSKT, translated from the coding sequence ATGTTCCGACCCTGCATCGACCTGCACCAAGGCAAAGTGAAACAAATCGTCGGCGGCACGCTGTCGGATCATGAAGCCGGGCTCAAAACGAACTTCGTCTCGACCCACCCGCCCGAATACTTCGCCGAGCTTTACCGGCAAGACCAACTCCAGGGCGGCCATGTCATCATGCTCGGACCGGGAAACGAACCAGCCGCCCTCGCCGCCCTCCGCGCCTTCCCGGGCGGACTTCAACTTGGAGGCGGCATTCACCCGGGCAATGCCAAACCCTTTCTCGACGCTGGAGCATCCCACATCATTGTCACTTCGTACGTTTTTCGTGAGGGTGCCCTCGACCAGAACCGCCTTTCTGAAATGGTCCAAACGGTCGGAAAGAACCGGCTGGTTCTTGACCTCAGCTGCCGGATTCGGAACAACCATTATTGGGTCGTCACCGATCGCTGGCAGAAATTTACATCGCTTTCGGTTTCAGCAGTAGTGCTCCGCGAACTTTCTCACCACTGCGGCGAATTCCTGATCCACGCCGTGGATGTGGAAGGTCTGTGTCGCGGGGTGGACCTGAACCTGGTCCGTCTCCTGGGCGAACACTCCCCCATCCCTTCGACCTACGCAGGCGGCGCTTCCAGCTTGGAGGATTTCCAGGCGGTCGAGTCGGCAGGTCAGGGCCGGGTTGATCTCACGATCGGATCGGCCCTCGATCTGTTCGGCGGTACCGGGGTGCGCTACACCGAGTTGGTCGAATTCAATCGAAAGCTGATGGCAGCACGCCGCCATTCCACTCCCTCCAAGACTTGA
- a CDS encoding quinone-dependent dihydroorotate dehydrogenase: MSWLYRQAIRPFLFRCDSERIHRRVLDFLGRISRSRAGLNLTRHLYGAERISPVRCFGLEFPNPVGLAAGMDKFAEAVPVWEALGFGFAELGGVTWLEQPGNPAPRMFRVPCDRALINRMGFNNPGAEALARSLRGWRERGFWPAHPVGINLGKSKATPLEQAAEDYEKSFRCLRAWADFFVVNVSSPNTPNLRQLQDKQALDEILDRLQRVNREPLSGSPPAPRPILVKVAPDLSFEALDEILALAEPRGLAGIVATNTTIARPEGVKDEDPSRRSYREQGGMSGAPLRRRSTEVIRHLFKQSRGKVPLIGVGGIFDEDDAWEKVTAGATLVQCYTGLVYEGPGLAARLVRGLRRCMEREGVRDWSEAVGSACR, encoded by the coding sequence ATGAGCTGGCTCTACCGGCAGGCGATTCGCCCTTTCCTTTTCCGCTGCGATTCGGAGCGGATCCATCGCCGGGTCTTGGACTTCCTCGGGCGGATTTCCCGATCCCGCGCCGGGTTGAACTTGACGCGGCACCTCTACGGCGCGGAACGGATTTCCCCGGTGCGGTGCTTTGGATTGGAGTTCCCGAATCCCGTCGGATTGGCGGCGGGCATGGACAAGTTCGCCGAGGCGGTCCCGGTGTGGGAGGCGTTAGGTTTTGGGTTCGCCGAGTTAGGCGGCGTCACCTGGTTGGAGCAGCCGGGGAATCCGGCGCCCCGCATGTTTCGCGTGCCCTGCGACCGCGCTTTGATCAATCGCATGGGCTTCAACAATCCCGGTGCAGAGGCTCTGGCACGCTCGCTGCGGGGATGGCGAGAGCGGGGATTCTGGCCGGCGCATCCGGTGGGCATCAACCTGGGCAAATCCAAGGCGACCCCGCTGGAGCAAGCGGCGGAGGATTACGAGAAATCGTTTCGATGTTTGCGGGCATGGGCCGATTTCTTTGTCGTCAATGTCAGCTCTCCCAACACCCCGAATCTCCGGCAACTGCAGGACAAGCAGGCCTTGGACGAAATCCTCGACCGGCTGCAGCGGGTCAATCGCGAGCCTTTGAGCGGGAGTCCGCCTGCGCCGCGCCCCATTTTGGTGAAAGTCGCGCCCGATCTGAGTTTCGAGGCGTTGGACGAGATTCTGGCTTTGGCGGAGCCGCGCGGATTGGCGGGAATTGTGGCGACGAACACGACGATTGCCAGGCCGGAGGGGGTGAAGGATGAGGATCCGAGCCGGAGGAGCTACCGCGAACAGGGCGGGATGAGTGGAGCTCCATTGCGGCGGCGCAGCACGGAGGTCATTCGCCATCTTTTCAAGCAATCCCGGGGAAAGGTGCCCCTCATCGGCGTGGGGGGGATCTTCGACGAGGACGACGCTTGGGAGAAAGTGACGGCGGGGGCGACTCTCGTGCAGTGTTATACCGGCTTGGTTTACGAAGGTCCGGGATTGGCGGCCCGTCTGGTGCGAGGATTGAGGCGGTGCATGGAGCGGGAAGGGGTGCGCGACTGGAGTGAAGCCGTGGGTTCCGCCTGCCGTTGA
- a CDS encoding serine/threonine protein kinase, protein MSATEDRKPLKMVSCGGCGGKVFIATDLPAFATTACPKCSHPVMMPVTMRQFELRQPIASGGMGTVYRAYDRALHREVAVKLMRRDIAEDPAALESFYREARACAALNHTNIIHIYTFEEHEGQRFLVMELADRGSLDGRIEKEKNLPELDVLDVGIKVASALATALKHGLLHRDIKPGNILFNADGEPKLVDFGLARNAGEESEEDNAVWGTPYYIAPEKVMRQGETFLSDLYSLAGTLYHALTGHVPFEAQSIEEVVSAQVHTPLTPPHLVVPGITAPTSEAITVAMAKSPSDRYQTYDDFMMALTASRSQLLVSQLRQSQPGGARGWWKR, encoded by the coding sequence ATGTCTGCCACAGAAGATCGAAAACCGCTCAAAATGGTGAGCTGCGGTGGTTGCGGCGGGAAAGTGTTTATCGCCACAGACCTTCCCGCTTTCGCCACGACCGCCTGCCCGAAATGCAGCCACCCGGTCATGATGCCGGTGACCATGCGCCAGTTCGAACTGCGCCAGCCGATCGCTTCGGGAGGCATGGGCACCGTGTATCGAGCCTACGACCGGGCCCTCCACCGGGAAGTTGCCGTCAAACTCATGCGCCGCGATATCGCCGAGGATCCCGCCGCCTTGGAAAGCTTCTATCGCGAGGCCCGTGCCTGCGCCGCCCTCAACCACACGAACATCATCCACATCTACACCTTCGAAGAGCACGAGGGTCAGCGCTTCCTCGTCATGGAGCTCGCCGATCGCGGCAGCCTCGATGGCCGCATTGAAAAGGAAAAGAACCTGCCCGAACTGGATGTCCTTGATGTCGGCATCAAGGTCGCCTCCGCCCTGGCCACCGCGCTCAAACACGGACTGCTCCACCGCGACATCAAACCAGGAAACATTCTGTTCAATGCCGACGGCGAACCCAAGTTGGTGGATTTCGGACTCGCCCGCAACGCGGGCGAGGAAAGCGAGGAGGACAATGCAGTGTGGGGGACTCCTTATTACATCGCCCCGGAAAAAGTCATGCGCCAGGGCGAGACCTTTCTCTCCGACCTCTACAGCCTGGCAGGCACCCTATACCACGCGCTCACCGGCCACGTCCCGTTCGAAGCCCAATCCATCGAGGAGGTTGTCTCCGCCCAGGTTCACACACCGCTGACCCCCCCTCACCTCGTCGTGCCCGGTATCACCGCGCCCACGAGCGAAGCCATCACCGTCGCCATGGCGAAGAGTCCGTCCGACCGCTACCAAACCTACGACGACTTCATGATGGCCCTGACCGCGTCCCGCAGCCAGTTGCTCGTCAGCCAACTCCGCCAGAGCCAGCCGGGCGGAGCGCGGGGATGGTGGAAAAGATAG
- a CDS encoding rhomboid family intramembrane serine protease has translation MRDPMAGSGRWRSGTMIVILANVAVFFLLEIHRVAATRLTIEGYLQGHFLALSWSSLMQGQIWQLATFQFLHGGIIHLLFNGLTIYFFGKPLEESLGRRGFYKLYFLSGTAGGVLQVILAALFPHWVPDASVVGASAGAFGLVAAFAMMNPERVLTFLLFLCIPVSMKAWVLLLISGALALYGLLFSKDNIAHAAHLGGMLCGMGFVFAMAKGWSLSSWLPKPAPSSRPRELVTASTARKKAWSKAGPEPEATPEEFISREVDPILDKISAHGIHSLTERERRILEAARHRMTKR, from the coding sequence ATGAGGGACCCCATGGCGGGCTCGGGCCGCTGGCGTTCGGGCACCATGATCGTCATTCTCGCCAATGTGGCGGTGTTTTTTCTCTTGGAAATTCACCGCGTGGCAGCCACGCGCTTGACGATCGAAGGCTATCTGCAAGGGCATTTTCTGGCCCTCAGCTGGTCGAGCCTGATGCAAGGGCAGATCTGGCAGTTGGCCACGTTTCAGTTCTTGCACGGCGGCATCATCCACCTGCTCTTCAATGGCTTGACGATCTATTTTTTTGGCAAGCCCCTGGAGGAATCTCTCGGACGCAGGGGCTTCTACAAACTTTACTTCTTGTCCGGAACGGCCGGGGGAGTACTGCAGGTCATCCTGGCCGCCTTGTTCCCTCACTGGGTTCCGGACGCGTCGGTCGTGGGCGCTTCCGCCGGTGCGTTCGGGCTCGTGGCCGCGTTTGCCATGATGAATCCGGAGCGGGTCCTGACCTTTCTCCTTTTTTTGTGCATCCCGGTCAGCATGAAGGCTTGGGTGCTGCTCTTGATCAGCGGCGCCTTGGCGCTCTACGGATTGCTTTTCTCGAAGGACAACATCGCTCACGCCGCGCATTTGGGCGGCATGCTTTGCGGCATGGGGTTCGTTTTTGCGATGGCCAAGGGCTGGTCTCTTTCAAGCTGGCTGCCCAAGCCTGCTCCCTCCTCGCGTCCGCGCGAGTTGGTGACCGCTTCCACCGCGAGAAAAAAGGCTTGGAGCAAAGCCGGGCCGGAACCCGAGGCCACCCCCGAGGAGTTTATCAGCCGGGAAGTGGACCCGATCTTGGACAAGATCTCCGCGCACGGGATCCACAGCCTGACCGAGCGCGAACGTCGCATTCTCGAAGCGGCCCGGCATCGCATGACCAAGCGATGA
- a CDS encoding adenylosuccinate lyase → MIPRYSRPAMREIWTEHHKLQIWLRIELLAAEALTREGVVPRRDYAILRRKAAFDLDRAKELEKTLNHDVIAFTTSVAEKIDDPASRWLHFGLTSSDVVDTAFAVQLTQSADLLLAGVAELLSVIATKAREHKRTPCIGRSHGIHAEPTTFGLKLALMHDEFVRAERRLRQARETIAVGKLSGAVGTSAHLSPGVEAFVCRRLGLRPAPIATQVVQRDLHAEFMQTLALVAASIERWATEFRHLQRTEVLEAEEFFSKGQKGSSAMPHKRNPITGERLTGLARVLRGHAVAALENVALWHERDISHSSVERVIFPDSCTLLDYMLATLAGLTGGLIVYPENMRRNLGLSLGMWNSQTVLLALIRKGLSREEAYERVQRNAMATWAAKHAGREDADFLQQLRSDPEVSRFFKKGELEQLCSLDFHLAQVDRRFKKLGLG, encoded by the coding sequence ATGATCCCACGCTATTCTCGTCCCGCCATGCGGGAGATCTGGACCGAACACCATAAACTGCAGATCTGGCTCCGCATCGAGTTGCTCGCGGCGGAAGCGCTCACGCGGGAGGGCGTGGTGCCCCGGCGTGACTATGCCATCCTTCGGCGCAAGGCGGCGTTCGACCTTGATCGCGCCAAGGAACTGGAGAAGACCCTCAATCATGACGTGATCGCCTTCACCACGAGTGTGGCTGAAAAGATCGACGATCCCGCCAGTCGCTGGCTGCATTTTGGACTGACCAGCAGCGATGTGGTGGACACCGCCTTCGCCGTCCAATTGACACAATCCGCGGATCTCTTGCTAGCCGGGGTCGCGGAACTGTTGAGCGTGATTGCGACCAAAGCCCGGGAGCACAAGCGGACTCCGTGCATTGGGCGCAGCCACGGGATTCACGCCGAACCCACGACGTTCGGACTCAAACTGGCGCTGATGCATGATGAGTTCGTTCGGGCGGAGCGCCGGTTGCGCCAGGCCAGGGAGACGATTGCGGTGGGGAAACTGTCCGGAGCGGTGGGCACCAGCGCCCATCTTTCTCCTGGCGTGGAGGCGTTCGTGTGCCGCCGGCTGGGGTTGAGACCCGCGCCCATTGCCACCCAGGTCGTGCAGCGGGATCTCCACGCCGAATTCATGCAAACGCTGGCCCTGGTCGCCGCCAGCATCGAGCGCTGGGCCACCGAATTCCGGCATCTCCAGCGCACCGAGGTGCTGGAAGCCGAGGAGTTTTTTTCGAAGGGCCAGAAGGGCAGCAGTGCCATGCCCCACAAGCGAAACCCGATCACGGGCGAGCGCTTGACCGGATTGGCGCGCGTCTTGCGCGGCCACGCGGTCGCGGCGCTTGAAAATGTCGCCCTCTGGCACGAGCGCGACATCAGCCACAGCTCGGTCGAGCGCGTGATTTTTCCGGACAGTTGCACCTTGCTGGATTACATGCTCGCCACGCTCGCCGGATTGACCGGCGGCCTGATCGTTTACCCCGAGAACATGAGGCGGAATCTCGGCTTATCGCTCGGGATGTGGAATTCGCAAACCGTTCTGCTGGCGCTCATCCGCAAGGGACTTTCCCGGGAAGAGGCCTACGAGCGAGTGCAACGCAATGCCATGGCCACCTGGGCTGCCAAGCATGCTGGACGCGAGGACGCTGATTTCCTCCAACAACTGCGAAGCGATCCCGAGGTGTCCCGCTTCTTCAAGAAGGGCGAATTGGAACAACTCTGCTCGCTCGATTTCCACCTGGCACAAGTGGACCGCCGCTTCAAGAAGCTCGGCCTGGGTTGA
- a CDS encoding diguanylate cyclase, which translates to MPAGPLPSSPPPETNAEPVPEIARATRVLLVDDQRMVVEVIQRMLSQEKDIQLHYCLDPRQAIEEAKQFKPSVILQDLVMPDLDGMTLVREYHSHAETREIPIIVLSSKEDSAIKRDAFLRGASDYLVKLPDAIELTARIRLHASNFATLRALHQSQRELKDANAALQRLSSIDALTGIANRRAFEERYTAEWRRASRAGPPLGLALIDIDAFKMFNDHYGHTAGDECLRRIASELNRSIFRASDLVARFGGEEFAVILPDAGASGVATIAERMRAAIDQLKLDHLKSPFSDHVTISVGASSCIPADCTEASDLIRDADEALYQAKRNGRNRVVISQRAEDPNAFKDI; encoded by the coding sequence ATGCCCGCAGGCCCTTTGCCCTCTTCCCCTCCGCCGGAAACAAACGCTGAACCCGTTCCGGAAATAGCGCGAGCAACACGGGTCCTGCTCGTCGATGACCAGCGCATGGTGGTCGAGGTCATCCAAAGGATGCTCTCCCAGGAGAAAGACATCCAGCTCCACTACTGCCTCGATCCCCGACAGGCCATCGAGGAAGCCAAACAGTTCAAGCCTTCCGTCATTCTCCAGGACTTGGTGATGCCTGACTTGGACGGAATGACCCTGGTTCGCGAATATCATTCGCATGCCGAAACGAGGGAGATCCCCATTATTGTGCTTTCGTCGAAAGAGGATTCGGCGATCAAGCGCGACGCTTTCCTGAGAGGGGCCAGCGATTACCTCGTCAAACTGCCCGATGCCATCGAACTCACAGCCCGCATTCGGCTCCATGCCTCCAATTTCGCGACGCTTCGAGCGTTGCATCAATCCCAACGCGAGCTCAAGGATGCCAACGCGGCTCTGCAGCGGCTCTCCAGCATCGACGCGCTGACCGGTATCGCCAACCGCCGCGCGTTCGAGGAACGCTACACCGCCGAGTGGAGACGAGCCTCCCGCGCCGGACCCCCCCTGGGATTGGCGCTCATCGACATCGACGCGTTCAAGATGTTCAACGACCACTACGGACATACCGCCGGAGATGAATGCCTTCGGCGCATCGCCTCCGAGCTCAATCGTTCGATCTTTCGAGCCTCGGACCTCGTCGCTCGCTTCGGGGGCGAAGAGTTCGCCGTCATCCTGCCCGACGCCGGTGCCTCGGGTGTCGCGACCATTGCGGAACGCATGAGAGCCGCAATCGATCAGCTCAAGCTCGATCACCTGAAATCCCCCTTCAGCGACCACGTCACCATCAGCGTCGGAGCCTCCTCCTGCATCCCGGCGGACTGCACCGAGGCCAGCGACCTTATCCGCGATGCTGATGAGGCGCTCTATCAAGCCAAACGGAACGGACGCAATCGTGTGGTCATTTCTCAACGGGCGGAGGATCCCAACGCTTTCAAGGACATTTAG
- a CDS encoding biopolymer transporter ExbD — protein sequence MRFITRKRRQTPAIIIVSLIDILMVLLIFLMATTTFKQQPALKLALPESKQGKAGGSEASLVVTIAPREPHLYVGERPVTYERLAGELKAASAGNPEVQLAIRADHDAPFGVIVKVMDAAKSARIKNVSALTKNEGK from the coding sequence ATGAGGTTCATCACGCGCAAACGGCGGCAAACACCGGCCATCATTATCGTGTCGCTCATTGACATCCTGATGGTGTTGCTCATTTTCCTGATGGCCACCACGACCTTCAAGCAACAGCCGGCTTTGAAGCTTGCCTTGCCGGAATCCAAGCAAGGCAAAGCGGGCGGATCCGAAGCCTCGCTCGTGGTCACGATCGCCCCCCGGGAGCCGCATCTCTATGTGGGGGAGCGTCCCGTGACCTATGAAAGGCTCGCGGGGGAACTGAAGGCCGCTTCGGCCGGCAATCCCGAGGTGCAACTGGCGATTCGAGCCGACCATGACGCTCCGTTCGGTGTCATTGTCAAAGTCATGGACGCGGCGAAATCGGCGCGCATCAAGAACGTCAGCGCTCTGACCAAGAACGAAGGCAAATAA
- a CDS encoding response regulator codes for MAGRLPLRILIADDNPVNQKVGRSMLNRMGYAPDLADHGGAVLDLLKTRVYDLILLDVQMPVLDGYEVCRHIRQSAGEGVKPVLIALTGNAMVGDREKCLAAGMDDYLSKPVRIEALAGLLEKWGSQRNLAR; via the coding sequence ATGGCGGGCCGATTGCCGCTGAGGATCTTGATCGCGGACGACAACCCGGTGAATCAAAAGGTGGGCCGTTCGATGCTGAACCGCATGGGATACGCCCCGGATCTCGCCGATCATGGGGGTGCCGTCTTGGATCTGCTGAAGACGCGGGTTTACGATTTGATCTTGCTCGATGTCCAGATGCCAGTCCTGGACGGCTATGAAGTCTGCCGACACATTCGCCAGAGTGCGGGGGAGGGAGTCAAGCCGGTCCTCATCGCGCTCACCGGCAATGCGATGGTGGGGGATCGCGAAAAGTGCCTGGCTGCGGGCATGGACGACTATTTGAGCAAACCCGTTCGGATCGAGGCTTTGGCCGGACTGCTGGAGAAATGGGGGTCTCAACGAAATCTGGCGCGTTGA
- a CDS encoding RNA-binding protein translates to MQNDTRLFVGNLSYQTMENDLQDHFSQAGVVTSVNLMLDKFTGKSRGFAFVEFGSKDEAEKAVEMFHGKDLQGRPLTVNIARPREERPPRSGGGGGGGGGGGYRGARH, encoded by the coding sequence ATGCAGAATGATACACGTCTGTTCGTTGGTAATCTCTCTTACCAGACGATGGAAAACGACTTGCAAGACCACTTCTCCCAAGCGGGCGTCGTGACTTCGGTCAACTTGATGCTGGACAAGTTCACCGGCAAATCCCGTGGATTCGCTTTCGTCGAATTCGGATCGAAGGATGAAGCAGAGAAGGCGGTTGAAATGTTCCACGGCAAGGACCTCCAAGGCCGTCCCCTGACGGTCAACATCGCCCGTCCGCGCGAGGAACGTCCTCCCCGGTCCGGTGGTGGCGGTGGTGGCGGTGGCGGCGGCGGATACCGTGGCGCTCGCCACTAA
- a CDS encoding methyl-accepting chemotaxis protein yields the protein MNHPSFSKRLMVFQAGSCLASALVGAWAGSPEQRGEWSWWLSIFSTLAGLSVLGGWLLWRGFEQELASMERSLRKVVSGEFGVRGPRRGWRELMRLRSALDSLFGNVEVLAERARSSGAHLKRMLDALGSASRQQESASGELLAATQRIGSSARQISETADGLIRTVADVDKLANLAAESADRGKSGVQRMEQSIHQIAGASSSIASKLAVLNERAANISSVVTTINKVADQTNLLSFNAAIEAEKAGEFGLGFAVVATEIRRLADQTAIATRDIEKMIREIQTAVSAGVMGMDKFGEEVRRGVEEISQVNLQLTQIIHQVKGLVPRFSEVTGGVQAQMSGAHEISETLILFNTHARQTSRAMEHAGDAVQLLSRAASDLKTGVERFRPAA from the coding sequence ATGAACCATCCAAGTTTTAGCAAGCGCCTGATGGTGTTTCAGGCTGGATCCTGTCTGGCGAGTGCTCTTGTTGGCGCTTGGGCTGGCTCCCCCGAGCAGCGGGGCGAGTGGTCTTGGTGGTTGTCCATCTTTTCGACCCTCGCGGGTTTGTCGGTCCTGGGAGGGTGGCTGCTGTGGCGGGGTTTTGAGCAGGAATTAGCCTCGATGGAGCGTTCCCTCCGCAAAGTCGTTTCCGGGGAGTTTGGCGTGCGGGGTCCCCGGAGGGGCTGGAGGGAGTTGATGAGGTTGCGCTCCGCCCTGGACTCTTTGTTTGGCAACGTGGAGGTTTTGGCCGAGCGAGCCCGAAGTTCTGGGGCGCATTTGAAGCGCATGCTGGATGCCTTGGGCTCCGCGTCGCGACAGCAGGAATCCGCTTCCGGTGAGTTGCTGGCCGCGACGCAACGCATCGGGTCCAGCGCCCGACAAATCAGCGAAACGGCGGATGGTTTGATCCGCACCGTGGCCGACGTGGACAAGTTGGCGAACTTGGCCGCCGAGTCCGCCGACCGCGGCAAGTCGGGGGTGCAGCGCATGGAGCAAAGCATTCATCAGATTGCCGGGGCTTCCTCGTCGATCGCCTCGAAGCTTGCGGTTTTGAACGAGCGCGCGGCGAACATCAGCTCGGTGGTCACGACCATCAACAAGGTGGCGGATCAGACCAACTTGCTTTCCTTCAACGCGGCCATCGAAGCGGAAAAGGCCGGCGAGTTCGGCCTGGGCTTTGCGGTGGTGGCGACCGAAATCCGCCGGCTCGCCGATCAGACCGCGATCGCGACGCGCGACATCGAGAAGATGATTCGCGAGATCCAGACCGCCGTGTCGGCGGGGGTCATGGGCATGGACAAATTCGGCGAGGAGGTGCGGCGGGGAGTGGAGGAGATCAGCCAGGTGAATCTGCAACTCACGCAAATCATTCATCAGGTGAAGGGATTGGTGCCCCGGTTCTCCGAAGTGACGGGAGGCGTGCAGGCGCAAATGTCGGGGGCGCATGAGATCAGCGAAACGCTCATCCTTTTCAACACTCACGCGCGGCAAACCAGCCGCGCCATGGAGCACGCGGGTGACGCGGTTCAGCTCTTGAGCCGGGCCGCCTCAGATCTAAAAACCGGGGTTGAGCGGTTCCGTCCGGCCGCTTGA